One Microbacterium sp. zg-B96 genomic region harbors:
- a CDS encoding FAD-dependent oxidoreductase: MCRPLKIVIVGGVAAGMSAATRLRRLDETAEIVVFEQGDHVSFANCGLPYFVGGVIAERDSLLLQTPESLGSRFAIDVRVGHAVTAVDRAARTVTARDLRTGATAPHAYDYLILAVGAEPRERGGYGDDGPPVVTLRTIDDVDRITAVFAARAATPTRAVVMGAGFIGVEATENLVRRGLEVTLVQRGRHALSPLDPEMAAPIVDELARHGVDVRTRTTVEQVDASGVRLSDGTTVDAQLVIDARGVAPASQLARAAGLTIGASGGISVDGHHRTDDPRIFAVGDAAEKTDAVSGEPTLVTMAGLANRHGRAAADVIGWETGRLDVAPAPASGAFGTAIVGLFDVTIAMVGWSEQRLVDAGRPHHVIHTHPTDHAGYYPGAGRMAIKTMVDPGTGRILGAQIVGGSGVDKRIDVIATAMHAGLPAAELANLELAYAPQYASAKDPVNMVGYIAGNLAAGVSETLQWHELDAALAAGATLIDVRAPHEYDAGCIPGSVNIPLDTIRDESASLPQGDLIVHCQVGQRGHTAARILTQRGRRVRNLDGGYLTWKAGSTMNLREYA; encoded by the coding sequence ATGTGCCGACCGCTGAAGATCGTCATCGTCGGGGGCGTCGCCGCAGGCATGTCCGCCGCCACCCGGCTGCGCCGTCTGGATGAGACAGCCGAGATCGTCGTGTTCGAGCAGGGCGATCATGTGAGCTTCGCCAACTGCGGATTGCCGTACTTCGTCGGCGGCGTCATCGCCGAGCGGGACTCCCTGCTGCTGCAGACGCCGGAGTCGCTCGGGTCGCGCTTCGCGATCGACGTGCGGGTCGGTCATGCGGTCACCGCTGTCGATCGTGCGGCGCGCACGGTGACGGCGCGCGATCTGCGCACCGGAGCGACCGCCCCCCACGCGTACGACTACCTGATCCTGGCGGTCGGCGCTGAACCTCGCGAACGCGGCGGTTACGGCGACGATGGCCCCCCGGTCGTGACATTGCGCACGATCGACGACGTCGACCGGATCACCGCCGTCTTCGCCGCGCGCGCGGCCACCCCGACCCGCGCCGTAGTCATGGGCGCGGGGTTCATCGGGGTGGAGGCGACCGAGAACCTGGTGCGGCGCGGCCTTGAGGTCACGCTCGTACAGCGCGGCCGGCACGCACTGAGCCCGCTGGATCCCGAGATGGCCGCCCCCATCGTCGACGAGTTGGCCCGTCACGGCGTGGACGTGCGCACCCGCACGACCGTGGAGCAAGTCGATGCGTCCGGAGTGCGGTTGTCGGACGGGACGACCGTCGACGCCCAGCTCGTGATCGATGCGCGCGGCGTCGCGCCGGCGTCGCAGCTCGCCCGGGCAGCGGGTCTGACGATCGGCGCGTCGGGCGGCATCAGCGTCGACGGCCACCACCGGACGGACGATCCCCGCATCTTCGCCGTCGGGGACGCCGCGGAGAAGACGGATGCCGTCTCCGGCGAACCGACGCTCGTGACGATGGCGGGCCTCGCCAACCGGCATGGTCGCGCAGCGGCGGACGTCATCGGCTGGGAGACCGGGCGCCTCGACGTCGCTCCCGCCCCCGCGTCCGGCGCGTTCGGCACGGCCATCGTCGGCCTGTTCGACGTGACGATCGCGATGGTCGGCTGGAGCGAGCAGCGACTTGTCGATGCGGGCCGGCCGCACCACGTGATCCACACCCACCCCACCGACCACGCCGGCTACTATCCCGGCGCCGGCCGCATGGCCATCAAGACGATGGTCGATCCCGGTACCGGTCGCATCCTCGGCGCGCAGATCGTGGGCGGCAGTGGTGTGGACAAGCGCATCGACGTGATCGCGACGGCGATGCATGCGGGCCTGCCTGCCGCGGAACTCGCGAACCTGGAGTTGGCGTATGCGCCGCAGTACGCCAGCGCGAAGGACCCCGTGAACATGGTCGGCTACATCGCCGGCAATCTTGCCGCGGGCGTCAGCGAGACCCTGCAGTGGCACGAGCTCGACGCCGCCCTCGCCGCAGGGGCGACCCTCATCGACGTCCGCGCCCCGCACGAGTACGACGCCGGGTGCATCCCGGGAAGCGTCAACATCCCGCTCGATACGATCCGCGACGAGTCGGCTTCACTTCCTCAAGGCGACCTGATCGTCCATTGCCAGGTCGGACAGCGCGGTCACACCGCGGCGAGGATCCTCACCCAGCGCGGCCGTCGAGTGCGCAATCTCGACGGCGGCTACCTCACCTGGAAGGCCGGCAGCACCATGAACCTGCGGGAGTACGCATGA
- a CDS encoding SDR family NAD(P)-dependent oxidoreductase, with protein sequence MASRRNARRLEPSPPSGTAPTRTALITGAATGIGLATARALSENGWRVIGTALPGQDVTSLRDLDRTTVLEVDLTDDESLRVLLDAVVAQPRLDAVVSNAGLAVPGPIEGLPADQLRRQLEINTIAPAVLARALLPQLRETGGGMVFVGAGQGRVALPFGGAYGASKAALAALTDALRAEVAGSGVSVSLIEPGAVRTGILTDSTARGHEVLDGMPADVAGHYRAPMMATFQRAEQAFRTAAAPEDIARLIATILDTRTPKPRHLIGREARALALIALLPSSWRARIVQRLAR encoded by the coding sequence ATGGCATCCCGGCGTAACGCCCGACGACTGGAGCCTTCGCCGCCCAGCGGCACCGCACCGACCCGCACGGCGCTCATCACCGGAGCCGCCACGGGCATCGGCCTTGCGACAGCACGAGCGCTCTCGGAAAACGGGTGGCGGGTGATCGGGACGGCGCTTCCCGGGCAGGACGTCACATCGCTGCGCGACCTCGACCGCACCACCGTGCTCGAAGTCGACCTGACCGACGACGAATCGCTCCGGGTACTGCTCGACGCCGTGGTTGCGCAACCACGCCTCGACGCGGTGGTCAGTAACGCGGGACTCGCCGTGCCCGGACCGATCGAAGGCCTCCCCGCCGACCAGCTGCGGCGGCAACTCGAGATCAACACGATCGCGCCCGCGGTGCTCGCGCGGGCGCTCCTTCCGCAGTTGCGGGAAACGGGAGGCGGGATGGTGTTCGTCGGAGCCGGGCAGGGCCGGGTGGCCCTCCCCTTCGGCGGCGCCTACGGTGCCAGCAAGGCGGCATTGGCCGCGCTGACCGATGCACTTCGCGCGGAGGTCGCCGGCTCCGGTGTCAGCGTGAGCCTGATCGAGCCGGGGGCGGTTCGCACCGGCATCCTGACCGACAGCACCGCTCGCGGCCACGAGGTGCTCGACGGCATGCCCGCCGACGTCGCCGGCCACTATCGAGCTCCGATGATGGCGACATTCCAGCGCGCTGAGCAGGCATTCCGCACCGCGGCGGCGCCGGAGGACATCGCCCGGCTGATCGCGACGATCCTCGACACCCGGACGCCGAAACCACGCCATCTCATCGGCCGGGAGGCCCGCGCGCTCGCGCTGATCGCCCTGTTGCCCTCGAGCTGGCGCGCCCGAATCGTGCAACGTCTCGCGCGCTGA
- a CDS encoding response regulator transcription factor, whose amino-acid sequence MKILIADDDPQILRALRITLTAKGYEIFTATDGTEAIAAAIDHHPDLYLIDLGMPRFDGIAVIQAIRGWSEAPILVVSGRSGAADKVEALDAGADDYVTKPFSVEELLARIRALTRRTPQHSPDPVVSFGDVTVDLASRDVTRAVDGRTDHIRLTPTEWQVLELLIRNPGKLVTRQTLLTSIWGSTHVADTGYLRLYMSQLRKKLEPDPGSPRYLITEAGMGYRLDLHRA is encoded by the coding sequence GTGAAGATCCTGATCGCCGACGACGATCCGCAGATCCTGCGGGCGCTGCGGATCACCCTCACCGCCAAGGGTTACGAGATCTTCACCGCGACCGACGGCACCGAGGCCATCGCGGCCGCGATCGACCATCACCCCGACCTGTACCTGATCGACCTGGGCATGCCGCGGTTCGATGGCATCGCCGTCATTCAGGCCATCCGCGGCTGGTCGGAGGCGCCCATCCTCGTCGTATCGGGCCGTTCCGGGGCCGCCGACAAGGTCGAGGCGCTGGATGCCGGTGCCGACGACTACGTGACGAAGCCGTTCTCGGTGGAAGAGCTGCTGGCAAGGATCCGGGCACTCACCCGCCGCACCCCGCAGCACTCCCCCGACCCCGTCGTCTCGTTCGGGGACGTGACCGTGGATCTCGCCTCGCGCGACGTCACGCGCGCAGTCGACGGGCGCACCGATCACATCCGCCTCACCCCCACCGAGTGGCAGGTGCTCGAACTGCTCATCCGCAACCCCGGCAAGCTCGTCACCCGTCAGACGCTGCTCACCAGCATCTGGGGGTCCACCCATGTCGCCGACACCGGCTATCTGCGGCTGTACATGTCGCAGCTGCGCAAGAAGCTCGAGCCGGACCCGGGGTCGCCGCGCTACCTCATCACGGAGGCCGGCATGGGCTACCGGCTCGATCTGCACCGGGCCTGA
- a CDS encoding DUF4118 domain-containing protein encodes MTGRGRLRVLLGAAPGVGKTYTMLEEGTRLVGEGKDVVVAVVETHGRAATSAMTLGLEILPRRTVSHRGVELTELDVDAVLARRPQVALVDELAHTNAPGSRNDKRWQDVDELLDAGIDVISTVNIQHIESLNDVVEQITGAPQRESIPDAVLRSADQVEVIDLAPQALRDRLAGGLVYPAERIDAALSNYFRLGNLTALRELALLWLADEVDQALKNYRAEQGIDSKWEARERVVVTLTGGPEGETLLRRGARIAARSAGGELLAVHVTSQDGLRSANPAALAQQRALVETLGGTFHQVVGDDVPAALVDFAKSVNATQLVIGVSRRSRLSALLTGPGIGATVIREAGNIDVHIVNHDAAGGRFALPRMGGALTMRRRVAGFVLALICGPLLTWLLVALRSAESITSDVLAYQLLVVVVALVGGVWPAMFAAVLSGLTLDFFFIAPQFTISVSDPLHLLALALYLVNAILVSYVVDRAARQTRAARRSAAESELLQTIAGSVLRGQGAVQAIVERTREAFGLAGVRLVLDGAVLARSGEPLADEHHVVMPVGERARLELHGPDLEASEQRLLAVIVAQLKAALEHDALASAASEIAPLAASDRVRTALLSALSHDLRRPLAAATASVSGLRAARNALTEEDRDELVATADESLTTLAALVTDLLDVSRLQAGVLAISTAPVDPADTILPALEELDTDPRLVELDLDDTVPPVDADPVLLQRVMVNLLANALRHAPEGTKVRIATSAFARTVEIRVVDHGPGIPADRRDDVFVPFQRLGDTDNTTGLGLGLALSKGFVEGMGGTLTPEDTPGGGLTMVISLPAFAPSPEGAQS; translated from the coding sequence ATGACCGGACGGGGGCGGCTGCGCGTGCTGCTGGGCGCCGCCCCCGGCGTCGGCAAGACCTACACGATGCTCGAAGAGGGCACGCGGTTGGTCGGCGAAGGCAAAGACGTGGTCGTCGCGGTCGTGGAAACCCACGGCCGCGCGGCCACGTCCGCCATGACGCTGGGGCTGGAGATCCTCCCCCGCCGCACGGTGTCCCACCGCGGCGTGGAACTGACCGAGCTGGACGTCGACGCCGTCCTCGCGCGGCGCCCGCAGGTCGCGCTGGTGGACGAGCTCGCGCACACGAACGCCCCCGGCTCCCGCAACGACAAGCGCTGGCAGGACGTCGACGAGCTGCTGGATGCCGGCATCGACGTGATCTCCACCGTCAACATCCAGCACATCGAGTCGCTCAACGACGTCGTGGAGCAGATCACGGGTGCGCCGCAGCGCGAGAGCATCCCGGATGCCGTGCTGCGCTCCGCCGACCAGGTGGAGGTGATCGACCTCGCGCCGCAAGCGCTGCGGGATCGCCTCGCGGGGGGACTCGTCTATCCCGCCGAACGGATCGACGCGGCCCTTTCCAACTACTTCCGACTCGGCAACCTCACCGCGCTGCGAGAGCTCGCGCTGCTGTGGCTGGCCGACGAGGTGGACCAGGCGCTGAAGAACTACCGCGCCGAACAGGGCATCGACAGCAAATGGGAGGCCCGCGAACGCGTCGTGGTCACCCTCACCGGCGGGCCGGAGGGCGAGACGCTGCTGCGCCGCGGCGCCCGCATCGCCGCCCGCTCGGCCGGCGGCGAGCTGCTCGCCGTGCATGTGACCAGCCAAGACGGACTGCGCAGCGCGAACCCCGCGGCGCTGGCCCAGCAGCGGGCCCTCGTCGAGACGCTCGGCGGCACGTTCCATCAGGTGGTGGGAGACGACGTCCCGGCGGCGCTGGTCGACTTCGCCAAGTCGGTCAACGCGACCCAGCTGGTCATCGGCGTCAGCCGCCGCAGCAGGCTGTCGGCACTGCTGACCGGTCCGGGGATCGGCGCGACTGTCATCCGGGAAGCCGGCAACATCGACGTGCACATCGTCAACCACGATGCCGCCGGTGGCAGGTTCGCGCTTCCCCGCATGGGCGGCGCGCTGACGATGCGACGACGCGTCGCGGGGTTCGTGCTCGCGCTGATCTGCGGTCCCCTGCTCACCTGGCTGCTGGTGGCGCTGCGCAGCGCGGAGTCGATCACCAGCGACGTGCTCGCCTACCAGCTGCTGGTCGTCGTGGTGGCCCTGGTCGGTGGCGTCTGGCCCGCCATGTTCGCCGCCGTGCTGTCCGGCCTCACCCTGGACTTCTTCTTCATCGCGCCGCAGTTCACGATCAGCGTCAGCGACCCGCTGCACCTGCTGGCGCTGGCGCTGTACCTCGTCAACGCGATCCTGGTGAGCTACGTCGTGGACCGCGCGGCCAGGCAGACCCGCGCCGCTCGTCGCTCGGCCGCCGAGTCCGAACTGCTGCAGACGATCGCCGGCAGTGTGCTGCGAGGGCAGGGCGCGGTGCAGGCGATCGTCGAGCGCACCCGCGAGGCTTTCGGGCTCGCCGGGGTGCGGCTGGTCCTCGACGGAGCCGTGCTCGCCCGCAGCGGCGAGCCACTCGCGGACGAGCACCACGTCGTCATGCCGGTGGGCGAGCGGGCCCGCCTGGAACTGCACGGCCCCGACCTGGAGGCATCCGAACAGCGTCTGCTCGCCGTCATCGTCGCCCAACTCAAAGCGGCCCTCGAACACGATGCGCTCGCGTCGGCGGCGAGCGAGATCGCACCGCTGGCCGCCTCGGACCGGGTGCGCACCGCGCTGCTGTCGGCACTCAGCCACGATCTGCGTCGCCCGTTGGCCGCCGCGACTGCTTCGGTCAGCGGCCTGCGCGCCGCCCGCAACGCGCTGACGGAAGAAGATCGCGACGAGCTCGTCGCGACCGCCGACGAGAGCCTCACCACCCTCGCGGCACTGGTCACCGACCTCCTCGATGTGAGCCGGCTGCAGGCGGGGGTTCTGGCGATCTCGACCGCCCCCGTCGACCCTGCCGACACGATCCTCCCCGCCCTCGAGGAGCTCGACACCGATCCTCGCCTCGTCGAGCTCGACTTGGACGACACCGTTCCACCGGTGGATGCCGACCCGGTGCTGCTGCAGCGCGTCATGGTGAACCTGCTCGCCAATGCGCTGCGCCACGCCCCGGAGGGCACGAAGGTGCGCATCGCCACCAGCGCGTTCGCGCGCACCGTGGAGATCCGGGTCGTCGACCACGGGCCGGGCATCCCCGCCGATCGGCGCGATGATGTGTTCGTGCCCTTTCAACGTCTCGGCGACACCGACAACACCACCGGGCTCGGCCTGGGGCTGGCACTGTCGAAGGGTTTCGTGGAGGGGATGGGCGGCACCCTCACTCCGGAGGACACCCCGGGCGGCGGCCTGACCATGGTGATCTCACTGCCCGCCTTCGCGCCGTCACCAGAAGGCGCACAGTCGTGA
- the kdpC gene encoding K(+)-transporting ATPase subunit C produces MNTSTRSTGRTVWVAGRAMAVFTLMLGIGYTLVITGVGQLILPAQANGSLVRDGDGEPVGSALIGQPFTDADGAPLPEYFQPRPSAAGDGYDGGASSGSNLGPENDDLIAAITERKAQVAELNGVTEDEVPADAVTASGSGLDPHISPEYAAIQIDRVAAERGLDAEQVRELVADHSTGRTLGYLGEPVVNVLELNLALDELEG; encoded by the coding sequence ATGAACACATCGACTCGTTCGACCGGCCGCACCGTCTGGGTCGCCGGACGCGCCATGGCGGTCTTCACCCTGATGCTCGGCATCGGCTACACGCTCGTGATCACCGGGGTGGGGCAGCTGATCCTGCCCGCTCAGGCAAACGGCTCCCTGGTGCGGGACGGTGACGGGGAACCGGTCGGCTCCGCGCTGATCGGCCAGCCCTTCACGGATGCCGACGGCGCACCGCTGCCGGAGTACTTCCAGCCCCGCCCATCGGCAGCCGGAGACGGCTACGACGGCGGTGCGTCGTCGGGGTCCAACCTCGGCCCCGAGAACGACGACCTGATCGCGGCGATCACCGAGCGCAAGGCGCAGGTGGCCGAACTCAACGGGGTCACCGAGGACGAAGTGCCCGCCGATGCGGTCACCGCGTCTGGTTCGGGCCTGGATCCCCACATCAGCCCGGAGTACGCCGCGATCCAGATCGACCGCGTGGCCGCCGAACGCGGCCTCGACGCCGAGCAGGTGCGGGAGCTGGTCGCCGACCACAGCACCGGGCGAACACTCGGGTACCTCGGGGAACCGGTTGTGAACGTGCTGGAGCTTAATCTGGCACTGGACGAGCTGGAGGGCTGA
- the kdpB gene encoding potassium-transporting ATPase subunit KdpB has translation MSTTLTSPAPHVQRPAPTRGAFSWAQLGAAIPGAFRKLDPRRQWRNPVMFLVWVGAALTTTIAVAEPFLGGPADSGGTPVPWSFTWAIAIWLWLTVLFANLAESVAEGRGKAQAETLRQTRTSTTAHRVATYDASDDPAALAAGTTDVSSADLRLGDTVVVSAGELIPGDGDIVWGIASVDESAITGESAPVIRESGGDRSAVTGGTRVLSDRIVVRITSKPGETFVDRMIALVEGAARQKTPNEIALSILLASLSIIFVVVALTLNPIASYAAAPVSITVLIALLVCLIPTTIGALLSAIGIAGMDRLVQRNVLAMSGRAVEAAGDVTTLLLDKTGTITYGNRRAAEFVGMTGVADQDLIRAAAQSSLADPTPEGVSIVDLATLQGVSIHGLATGDIVPFTAQTRMSGLDLPGGTQIRKGAGSAVVAWLESEGRRLPSSVVAELDEHTERIARSGGTPLVVAIRSGSGDGEVLGVVHLKDIVKEGLTERFAQLRSMGIRTVMVTGDNPLTAAAIAKEAGVDDFLAEATPEDKLAYIRAEQAGGNLVAMTGDGTNDAPALAQADVGVAMNTGTSAAKEAGNMVDLDSDPTKLIDIVRIGKQLLITRGALTTFSIANDLAKYFAIIPAMFMGVFPGLAALNIMGLHSPASAVLSAIIFNAVVIVALVPLALRGVTYRPQGASKTLGRNLLIYGVGGVVAPFIGIWLIDLVVRLIPGF, from the coding sequence ATGTCCACCACTCTCACCTCGCCCGCACCTCACGTGCAGCGCCCCGCCCCCACGCGCGGCGCGTTCTCCTGGGCGCAGTTGGGCGCCGCCATCCCAGGCGCGTTCCGCAAACTCGATCCGCGCCGGCAGTGGCGCAACCCGGTGATGTTCCTCGTCTGGGTCGGCGCCGCGCTGACCACGACGATCGCCGTCGCCGAACCCTTCCTGGGCGGTCCGGCCGACTCCGGCGGCACGCCGGTGCCGTGGTCGTTCACCTGGGCGATCGCCATCTGGCTGTGGCTCACGGTGCTGTTCGCGAACCTCGCCGAATCCGTGGCCGAGGGCCGCGGCAAGGCGCAGGCCGAGACGCTGCGCCAGACCCGCACCAGCACCACCGCCCACCGCGTGGCCACGTACGACGCGAGCGATGACCCGGCGGCGCTGGCCGCCGGCACGACCGACGTGTCCAGTGCCGACCTCCGGCTCGGGGACACCGTGGTGGTCTCGGCAGGGGAGCTCATCCCCGGCGACGGCGACATCGTGTGGGGCATCGCCTCGGTCGACGAGTCGGCCATCACCGGCGAATCCGCTCCGGTGATCCGCGAATCCGGCGGCGACCGCTCCGCCGTCACCGGCGGCACGCGGGTGCTGTCGGACCGGATCGTGGTGCGGATCACGTCGAAGCCCGGTGAGACGTTCGTGGACCGCATGATTGCGCTCGTCGAGGGCGCGGCGCGGCAGAAGACGCCGAACGAGATCGCGCTGTCGATCCTGCTGGCATCGCTGTCGATCATCTTCGTCGTGGTCGCCCTGACGCTGAACCCGATCGCGTCGTATGCCGCGGCCCCCGTCAGCATCACGGTGCTCATCGCGCTGCTGGTGTGCCTGATCCCCACCACCATCGGCGCCCTGTTATCCGCGATCGGCATCGCGGGCATGGACCGGCTGGTGCAGCGCAACGTGCTGGCGATGTCGGGCCGTGCCGTCGAGGCGGCGGGCGATGTCACGACGCTGCTGCTGGACAAGACCGGCACCATCACCTACGGCAACCGTCGCGCCGCCGAGTTCGTCGGCATGACCGGCGTCGCCGACCAGGATCTGATCCGCGCGGCGGCGCAGTCGTCGCTGGCGGATCCGACCCCCGAGGGCGTGTCGATCGTCGACCTGGCCACGCTGCAGGGTGTGAGCATCCATGGCCTGGCAACCGGCGACATCGTGCCGTTCACCGCGCAGACCCGCATGTCGGGGCTGGACCTGCCGGGCGGCACCCAGATCCGAAAGGGTGCCGGATCCGCGGTCGTGGCGTGGCTGGAATCGGAGGGCCGGCGCCTGCCATCGAGCGTGGTCGCCGAACTCGACGAGCACACCGAGCGCATCGCCCGCTCCGGCGGCACTCCGCTGGTCGTCGCCATCCGCTCCGGCAGTGGCGACGGGGAGGTGCTCGGCGTCGTCCACCTCAAGGACATCGTCAAGGAGGGACTCACCGAGCGCTTCGCCCAGCTGCGGTCGATGGGCATCCGCACCGTCATGGTCACCGGTGACAACCCGCTGACCGCCGCGGCCATCGCGAAGGAGGCCGGTGTCGACGACTTCCTCGCCGAGGCCACCCCCGAGGACAAGCTCGCCTACATCCGCGCCGAGCAGGCCGGCGGCAACCTCGTGGCGATGACCGGCGATGGCACCAACGACGCACCCGCGCTCGCGCAGGCCGACGTCGGGGTCGCGATGAACACCGGCACGTCGGCGGCGAAGGAGGCCGGCAACATGGTCGACCTCGACTCCGACCCGACCAAGCTCATCGACATCGTGCGCATCGGCAAGCAGTTGCTCATCACCCGAGGGGCGCTGACCACCTTCTCGATCGCGAACGACCTCGCGAAGTACTTCGCGATCATCCCGGCGATGTTCATGGGGGTCTTCCCCGGCCTCGCGGCACTGAACATCATGGGCCTGCACTCGCCGGCATCCGCCGTGCTGTCGGCGATCATCTTCAACGCGGTGGTCATCGTCGCTCTCGTGCCGCTGGCGCTGCGCGGTGTGACCTACCGGCCCCAAGGTGCCTCGAAGACCCTGGGCCGCAACCTGCTCATCTACGGCGTCGGCGGAGTCGTGGCGCCCTTCATCGGAATCTGGCTGATCGACCTCGTCGTCCGCCTGATCCCCGGCTTCTGA